In Rhodospirillales bacterium, a single window of DNA contains:
- a CDS encoding aminomethyl transferase family protein, whose amino-acid sequence MTRHLVVQRDLVCTLPGPGWNYGHTRSPFYPHAVAEGATFVVYNRRMMPVSMTNADRFQAYWALRKGVVRLDTGELPTEFRGPDAERLLNRLFTRDVSRMKPGRSAYGVACWPDGGILVDGILVRLEEDRFWYVQADGDFVGWARAHALGLDVEITDPRSWVHQIQGPKAFDVLAEACDDGMPEPFRYFDAREVTMGGQTVLITRTGWTAELGFEVYTRPGMDDDALWAHISAAGAKHGMLDIGLDGMDIRRIEGAIFNNISDIDHTTSAWAAGFGPFLKFGKGDFFGSDALQAMTDRRTCMYGITCKAAEPLAGGPVARDGRKIGHITASGWSPYLEQGVAFVRLSSADDLAPRSCEVMGFDGAMHPARIVDLPFYDAEKKIPRGLEVASWD is encoded by the coding sequence ATGACCCGCCATCTCGTCGTCCAGCGCGATCTCGTCTGCACCTTGCCGGGGCCCGGTTGGAACTACGGTCACACCCGGTCGCCGTTCTATCCGCACGCGGTCGCCGAGGGCGCGACCTTCGTCGTCTACAACCGGCGCATGATGCCGGTCTCCATGACCAACGCCGATCGCTTCCAGGCGTACTGGGCTCTGAGGAAGGGCGTCGTGCGGCTCGACACCGGTGAGCTGCCCACGGAGTTCCGGGGGCCCGACGCCGAACGGCTGCTCAACCGGCTCTTCACCCGCGACGTCTCCAGGATGAAGCCTGGCCGCAGCGCCTATGGCGTGGCTTGCTGGCCCGATGGCGGCATCCTGGTCGATGGCATTCTGGTCCGTCTTGAGGAGGATCGGTTCTGGTATGTCCAGGCCGACGGCGATTTCGTCGGCTGGGCTAGGGCCCATGCGCTCGGCCTGGATGTCGAGATCACCGATCCCCGGTCCTGGGTTCATCAGATTCAGGGGCCCAAGGCCTTCGACGTGCTGGCCGAGGCCTGCGACGACGGCATGCCCGAACCGTTCAGATACTTCGATGCCCGTGAGGTCACGATGGGCGGTCAGACGGTCCTGATCACCCGCACCGGCTGGACCGCCGAGCTCGGCTTCGAGGTCTACACCCGGCCCGGCATGGACGACGACGCCCTGTGGGCGCACATCAGCGCCGCCGGGGCGAAGCACGGCATGCTCGATATCGGTCTCGACGGTATGGACATCCGCCGCATCGAGGGCGCGATCTTCAACAATATCTCCGACATCGACCACACAACCTCGGCCTGGGCCGCCGGCTTCGGTCCCTTCCTGAAATTCGGGAAAGGCGACTTTTTCGGCAGCGATGCGCTGCAGGCCATGACCGATCGTCGGACCTGCATGTACGGCATCACCTGCAAGGCCGCCGAACCGCTGGCCGGCGGGCCCGTCGCGCGCGACGGCAGGAAAATCGGCCACATCACGGCCTCAGGCTGGTCGCCTTACCTGGAGCAGGGCGTCGCCTTTGTCCGGCTCAGCAGCGCGGACGACCTCGCCCCCCGAAGCTGCGAAGTCATGGGATTCGACGGTGCCATGCATCCCGCAAGGATCGTCGATCTGCCGTTCTACGACGCCGAAAAGAAGATCCCCCGCGGCCTCGAAGTTGCGAGCTGGGACTGA